In the Flavobacterium pallidum genome, one interval contains:
- a CDS encoding zinc ribbon domain-containing protein, whose product MAATKELSVEDKLRAIYDLQLIDSRIDEIRNVRGELPLEVEDLEDEVAGLKSRSEKLKSELDVIEDQIKAKKNAIDEHKESIKKYTKQQDSVRNNREFNSLTKEVEFQELEIQLAEKQIREMKASIEYKKQVVAQSSEKLEEKQAHLDHKKSELDAIMAETSKEETYLTEKSKEYQGLIEDRLLTAYNRIRSSVRNGLAVVSIERGASAGSFFTIPPQTQVEIASRKKIITDEHSGRILVDSALADEEKQKMEKLFAAL is encoded by the coding sequence ATGGCGGCTACAAAAGAATTGAGTGTTGAAGACAAGTTAAGGGCAATCTACGATTTACAATTGATCGATTCACGAATTGACGAAATCAGGAATGTCAGGGGCGAACTTCCATTGGAAGTGGAAGATCTTGAAGACGAAGTTGCCGGTCTTAAGTCACGTTCAGAGAAATTAAAATCAGAGCTTGATGTTATCGAAGACCAGATCAAAGCAAAGAAAAATGCGATTGACGAGCACAAGGAATCAATCAAAAAATACACCAAACAACAGGATAGCGTTCGCAACAACCGCGAATTCAATTCGTTGACAAAGGAAGTGGAATTCCAGGAATTGGAAATCCAATTGGCTGAGAAGCAAATCCGCGAGATGAAAGCTTCCATCGAATATAAAAAGCAGGTCGTTGCCCAATCTTCTGAAAAACTCGAAGAGAAACAAGCGCACCTTGACCACAAGAAATCAGAACTTGATGCCATCATGGCTGAAACTTCAAAAGAGGAAACATACCTGACTGAAAAATCAAAAGAATACCAGGGATTGATCGAGGACAGGTTGCTCACTGCATACAACCGCATCCGCAGCAGCGTGAGAAACGGTTTGGCAGTAGTTTCCATCGAAAGGGGCGCATCTGCCGGTTCGTTCTTCACGATTCCGCCACAAACACAGGTGGAAATCGCTTCCAGGAAAAAAATCATCACCGATGAGCATTCCGGAAGAATCCTTGTCGACAGCGCATTGGCCGACGAAGAAAAACAAAAAATGGAAAAGCTGTTCGCAGCCTTGTAA